Proteins encoded in a region of the Petrotoga olearia DSM 13574 genome:
- a CDS encoding tetratricopeptide repeat protein, producing the protein MTDKNGNNNEEDKLRNLYKIKEEIEKELEKKGIRKPDTHQKKKTAKTIYKADYEIEKIAVSINNINNWFDLIIYDIDLSNEKLTNFFELRLSSKSLQEYSNQFGMMHLFRNDFQKAERFFEGKNDINSKINRGFLKIIRNDEDANKYFTELISTHPKNGLVYLTLSLFFLKRKDFYNAYQMIKLANSFLDYSFISMGLNAYEKDFQKALSFLSKAYLEGRAKRVVNLINYYVSLFISDSEKAFSSFALLKEDKTPCINCIKILSNSEKVELPNYCPFYERILFQMGNPKPYKAEDSELYELLLYKYYQEKDIQQFNSYAKKIESNFNNVPLIFLSSTETTSKKIITDLFSQRKTGIKINLKGPNYYDNLNKATMDLKTKYQKNFTFFLDLPFYEALRLLFGWRICQYLYR; encoded by the coding sequence TTGACTGATAAAAATGGAAATAATAATGAAGAAGATAAATTGCGAAATTTATACAAAATAAAAGAAGAAATCGAAAAAGAATTAGAAAAAAAGGGTATAAGGAAACCTGACACACACCAGAAAAAGAAAACAGCTAAAACCATCTATAAAGCTGACTACGAAATAGAAAAAATAGCTGTTTCTATAAACAATATAAATAATTGGTTTGACTTGATAATTTACGATATAGATCTATCGAACGAAAAATTAACGAATTTTTTTGAACTTAGATTAAGTAGTAAATCTCTACAAGAATATTCAAATCAATTCGGCATGATGCATTTATTCAGAAACGATTTTCAAAAAGCCGAAAGATTTTTTGAAGGAAAAAACGACATAAACTCAAAGATAAACCGAGGTTTTTTGAAAATAATAAGGAATGACGAAGACGCAAACAAATATTTTACTGAATTAATCAGTACACATCCAAAGAATGGTTTAGTTTATTTAACCCTTAGCCTATTCTTCCTAAAAAGGAAAGATTTTTATAACGCCTATCAAATGATTAAATTAGCTAATTCCTTTTTAGATTATTCATTTATAAGCATGGGGTTGAACGCTTACGAGAAAGATTTTCAAAAAGCTTTGTCCTTTTTATCAAAAGCTTACCTTGAGGGGAGAGCAAAAAGGGTTGTAAATTTGATAAACTATTATGTAAGTCTCTTTATTTCTGATTCGGAAAAAGCCTTCTCTAGTTTTGCTCTATTGAAGGAAGATAAAACTCCATGTATAAACTGTATCAAAATCTTATCAAACTCCGAAAAAGTAGAACTTCCCAATTATTGCCCTTTTTACGAAAGAATACTATTTCAAATGGGTAATCCTAAACCTTACAAAGCAGAAGATTCAGAACTATACGAACTATTGCTCTACAAATATTACCAAGAAAAAGATATACAACAATTTAACTCGTATGCTAAAAAAATTGAAAGTAATTTCAATAATGTTCCATTAATATTTTTATCTTCTACGGAAACTACCTCTAAAAAAATTATCACAGATCTATTTTCGCAACGCAAAACAGGGATCAAAATCAATTTAAAAGGTCCCAACTATTATGACAACCTAAACAAAGCAACAATGGATCTAAAAACCAAGTATCAAAAGAATTTCACATTCTTTTTAGATCTACCATTTTATGAAGCGCTGAGACTATTATTTGGTTGGAGGATCTGCCAATACCTATACAGATAG
- a CDS encoding adenosylhomocysteinase, protein MTSLAESGKKKIEWVKKHMKVLNYLKNLYQTENPFEGVNVAISIHLEAKTAYLGIVLKELGANVAITGSNPLSTQEDVVEALKEYGLNVHAERSLDETVYWKNIDKILSTNPNIILDDGADLGITLIEKYPEKVSNLWGICEETTTGVKRYKSLFKENKLPVPVILVNDSYMKYLFDNRYGTGQSTWDGIMRSTNLSVSGKVVVVAGYGWCGKGVAMRAKGLGANVIITEVDPIKANEAIMDGFRVMKMDEAVKYGDFFVTVTGDIDVITKRHFLEMKDGAILSNAGHFDVEVKVKDLEEIAVDKINVRNGVEEYKLPNGKSVFLLGQGRLVNLVNGDGHPAEIMDLSFSLQLEGAKYIKENHEKMKVNISPVPYEIDEKIAQIKLKTLGIEIDTLSKEQQENLNSWK, encoded by the coding sequence ATGACTTCACTAGCAGAAAGCGGTAAAAAGAAAATAGAATGGGTAAAAAAACACATGAAAGTCTTAAACTATTTAAAAAATCTATACCAAACAGAAAACCCCTTTGAAGGGGTAAATGTGGCTATAAGCATCCATTTAGAGGCAAAAACTGCTTACTTAGGAATAGTTTTGAAGGAATTAGGTGCCAATGTTGCCATAACAGGAAGTAATCCATTATCCACCCAAGAAGATGTCGTAGAAGCTCTCAAAGAATATGGACTCAACGTCCATGCAGAAAGAAGTTTAGATGAAACAGTCTATTGGAAAAATATCGATAAAATCTTATCAACTAATCCTAACATAATTTTAGACGACGGAGCAGATTTGGGGATAACCTTAATAGAAAAATACCCTGAAAAAGTAAGCAATCTGTGGGGAATATGTGAAGAAACAACCACAGGTGTAAAAAGATACAAATCCCTTTTCAAAGAAAATAAATTACCCGTACCTGTAATTTTAGTAAACGACTCTTACATGAAGTATTTATTCGATAACAGATATGGTACAGGCCAATCAACGTGGGATGGAATTATGAGATCCACCAATCTTTCTGTTTCGGGAAAAGTAGTAGTTGTGGCAGGATACGGTTGGTGTGGTAAAGGCGTTGCTATGAGAGCAAAAGGGTTAGGAGCCAACGTAATAATAACTGAAGTTGATCCAATAAAGGCTAACGAAGCGATAATGGATGGCTTTAGGGTTATGAAAATGGATGAGGCGGTAAAATATGGGGATTTTTTTGTAACAGTAACAGGTGACATCGATGTAATAACAAAAAGGCACTTTTTAGAAATGAAAGACGGGGCAATTCTTTCCAACGCGGGACATTTTGATGTAGAAGTAAAGGTTAAAGATTTGGAAGAAATTGCAGTAGACAAAATCAATGTAAGAAACGGAGTAGAAGAATACAAATTACCTAACGGCAAAAGCGTATTTTTATTAGGACAAGGAAGACTGGTTAATCTAGTTAACGGAGACGGTCATCCGGCAGAAATAATGGATCTTTCTTTTAGTTTACAATTAGAAGGTGCAAAATACATAAAAGAAAACCACGAAAAAATGAAAGTAAATATTTCTCCCGTACCATATGAAATAGACGAAAAAATAGCACAAATCAAACTAAAAACTTTAGGGATCGAGATAGACACCTTATCCAAAGAGCAGCAAGAAAATTTAAATAGTTGGAAATAA
- the glyA gene encoding serine hydroxymethyltransferase: MWEALKGSDKEVYEILQKELKRQEYGLELIASENYASKSVMEAAGSIFTNKYAEGYPKRRYYGGCEYIDEIETLARERAKELFNAKFANVQPHSGSQANMGAYLALMKPGDTLMGMSLSHGGHLTHGSPVNFSGMLFNVVSYGVDEETETINYDEIERIAKNAKPKVIVAGGSAYSRIIDFKRFREIADKVGAYLVVDMAHFAGLVAADIHPNPVEYAHVVTSTTHKTLRGPRGGIILTNDSEIYKSINKIIFPGIQGGPLEHIIAAKAVAFKEAMSEKFKEYQRQVVRNSKTLSQELSNKNLKIVSGGTDTHLFLVDLSELNITGKALEKALGQCDITVNKNTVPKEKLSPFVTSGIRIGTPAVTTRGMKEEEMKEIASMIAKVANNLLDEEGNIDKDLAQEVKDDVVSFCQRFPMYADLVE, encoded by the coding sequence GTGTGGGAAGCTTTAAAGGGTTCTGATAAAGAAGTTTATGAAATTCTTCAAAAAGAGCTTAAAAGGCAAGAGTATGGTTTAGAATTGATCGCATCAGAGAATTATGCGTCAAAATCAGTCATGGAAGCTGCAGGAAGCATTTTTACTAATAAATACGCTGAAGGTTACCCGAAAAGAAGATATTACGGAGGTTGTGAATATATAGATGAAATTGAGACGCTTGCTAGAGAAAGGGCAAAAGAACTTTTCAATGCAAAGTTTGCAAACGTTCAACCCCATTCAGGATCTCAAGCAAATATGGGTGCTTACCTTGCACTCATGAAACCAGGGGATACGTTAATGGGAATGTCGTTGAGTCATGGTGGCCATCTAACCCATGGTTCCCCCGTAAATTTCTCAGGTATGTTGTTCAATGTTGTTTCTTATGGCGTCGATGAAGAAACAGAAACTATCAATTATGATGAGATTGAAAGAATAGCTAAGAATGCAAAACCTAAAGTTATCGTGGCAGGTGGAAGTGCATATTCTAGGATAATAGATTTTAAAAGATTTAGAGAGATAGCCGATAAGGTTGGTGCTTATTTAGTGGTTGATATGGCCCATTTTGCTGGATTAGTTGCTGCTGATATTCATCCAAACCCAGTTGAGTATGCCCATGTCGTAACTTCAACAACGCATAAAACTTTAAGAGGACCTAGGGGTGGAATCATTTTAACGAATGATAGTGAAATTTACAAGTCGATCAATAAAATTATTTTCCCAGGCATACAAGGTGGTCCTTTAGAACATATAATTGCTGCAAAAGCCGTTGCTTTTAAAGAAGCTATGAGTGAAAAGTTCAAAGAATATCAAAGACAAGTCGTTAGAAATTCTAAAACTTTAAGCCAAGAACTTTCTAATAAAAATTTGAAAATTGTCTCAGGAGGAACGGATACCCATTTGTTCTTGGTGGATCTCTCTGAGCTGAATATAACAGGGAAAGCTCTTGAAAAGGCTTTAGGACAGTGTGATATTACGGTTAACAAAAACACTGTTCCAAAAGAAAAGTTGTCCCCTTTTGTTACTAGTGGAATAAGAATAGGTACGCCAGCAGTTACCACACGTGGGATGAAAGAGGAAGAAATGAAAGAAATCGCTTCAATGATAGCAAAAGTTGCAAACAATCTTCTTGATGAAGAAGGGAATATAGATAAAGATTTAGCACAAGAAGTAAAGGACGATGTTGTTTCTTTTTGTCAACGTTTCCCAATGTATGCAGATCTTGTAGAGTAA
- a CDS encoding PLP-dependent aminotransferase family protein, giving the protein MNYEKKFSQVAKTAKASIIRELLKVASEPGMISFGGGVPDPETFPREELGEIAAKIVKEEYKITLQYGPSEGDNELKNAYIKLLKKHEGIEGVSPENMLVTVGSQQALQLIGLTLLDEDSYCAVGKPVYLGAVSAFKQMFPKFLEIPLEDDGMNVDILEEKLDELVNRGEIDKFKFVYVVPTFQNPAGVTMPLQKRKKLINLAHKYDFLIVEDNPYGSLRFEGEPVPSIYSLEPERTILLNTFSKILCPGLRIGIIIASADLLRKFTIIKQGVDLCTPSLTQRLAARYLQTHDRIEELKPTLELYKSKKDTMLDALEKEFGDIEGVSWTRPEGGLFIWLTFPEWVDTIEMFEEAKKNKVLYVPGEAFYVNEIEKNHMRLSFCLPSHEEIKEGIRRLKKVAENYMNTKSLGS; this is encoded by the coding sequence ATGAACTATGAAAAAAAGTTTTCACAAGTTGCAAAAACTGCAAAAGCAAGCATTATAAGGGAATTATTAAAGGTAGCTTCAGAGCCAGGGATGATATCTTTTGGTGGGGGTGTACCTGATCCGGAGACCTTTCCTCGGGAAGAATTAGGAGAAATTGCTGCAAAAATTGTTAAAGAAGAATACAAAATAACTCTTCAGTATGGTCCCTCCGAAGGAGATAATGAATTAAAAAATGCTTATATAAAGCTACTAAAAAAACATGAAGGTATAGAAGGTGTATCTCCAGAGAATATGTTAGTAACTGTTGGCTCCCAACAAGCCTTGCAGTTGATAGGTCTGACCTTGCTCGATGAAGATTCTTACTGTGCTGTTGGAAAACCGGTATATTTAGGTGCAGTCAGTGCTTTTAAGCAAATGTTTCCTAAATTTTTGGAAATACCCCTGGAAGATGATGGGATGAATGTGGATATCCTTGAAGAAAAATTGGACGAGTTAGTAAATAGGGGAGAAATTGATAAGTTTAAATTCGTTTATGTAGTACCAACATTTCAAAATCCTGCAGGAGTAACTATGCCTCTACAAAAAAGAAAAAAACTGATTAACTTAGCACATAAATACGACTTTTTGATTGTTGAAGACAACCCATATGGTTCATTGAGATTTGAGGGAGAACCCGTTCCATCGATTTACTCTCTTGAGCCAGAAAGGACAATCCTACTGAACACTTTTTCTAAGATTTTATGTCCTGGTCTGAGAATTGGAATAATTATTGCCTCGGCAGACTTATTAAGGAAGTTTACAATTATTAAACAAGGTGTGGATCTATGTACCCCATCTTTGACTCAAAGGTTAGCTGCTAGATATCTCCAAACTCATGATAGGATAGAAGAGTTAAAACCCACATTAGAACTTTATAAGTCAAAAAAAGACACTATGTTGGATGCCTTAGAAAAGGAATTTGGCGATATAGAAGGAGTAAGCTGGACACGCCCTGAAGGTGGACTTTTCATATGGTTAACTTTTCCTGAATGGGTAGATACCATCGAAATGTTCGAAGAAGCGAAGAAGAACAAAGTATTGTACGTTCCCGGAGAGGCTTTTTATGTAAACGAGATCGAAAAAAATCATATGCGTTTATCCTTCTGCCTTCCTTCACACGAAGAAATAAAAGAGGGAATAAGAAGGTTGAAAAAAGTTGCAGAAAATTATATGAATACGAAATCTTTGGGAAGCTAA
- the buk gene encoding butyrate kinase produces MYKILVINPGSTSTKLSIFEDNNEVISESIEHAVNEIENCKTIMDQLPFRKKCVEYFLEKYNISIDELDAIAARGGILPPMKSGTYRVDENMVNYLKTKTRVEHASNLAAVMAFELSKKSSKDLPVFITDPISVDEFIPEARISGIPQLERHSLFHALNMKIVARFAAKELNKEYEKCNFVIAHLGGGISVGAQRKGFMIDVNNATDEGPFSSQRTGELPIGDLAKWIFNNMHSYSKNDVKSTFVGKGGLFAYLKTASLKDALKLAEKDEYAKLIVEAMAYQVAKEIGGMAAILGGDLDAIILTGGMAHSDYFVQLIKRRIDKLGVVMVYPGAYEMEGLALGALRALNQLEKTKVWEAENIS; encoded by the coding sequence ATGTATAAAATATTGGTTATAAATCCAGGGTCAACGTCTACGAAACTCTCAATTTTTGAAGACAACAATGAAGTTATTTCTGAAAGTATAGAACACGCCGTTAACGAAATAGAAAATTGCAAAACGATTATGGATCAACTGCCTTTTCGTAAGAAGTGCGTTGAGTATTTTCTTGAAAAATACAACATATCTATCGATGAATTAGATGCGATAGCTGCTAGGGGGGGGATACTCCCTCCTATGAAAAGCGGAACTTATCGTGTGGATGAGAATATGGTTAATTATCTTAAAACCAAAACAAGAGTTGAACATGCATCAAACTTAGCTGCCGTAATGGCTTTTGAACTATCGAAAAAATCCTCCAAAGACCTACCTGTTTTCATTACCGATCCTATTTCTGTTGATGAGTTCATCCCCGAGGCTAGAATTTCAGGAATACCTCAACTTGAAAGGCACAGTTTATTCCACGCTTTGAACATGAAAATTGTTGCGAGATTTGCGGCAAAGGAATTGAACAAAGAATATGAAAAATGTAATTTTGTTATAGCTCATTTGGGTGGTGGAATCTCCGTAGGTGCTCAAAGAAAAGGCTTTATGATCGATGTTAACAATGCAACAGATGAAGGACCTTTTAGTTCACAAAGAACAGGAGAATTACCAATAGGGGACCTCGCAAAATGGATTTTTAACAACATGCATTCTTACTCCAAAAACGATGTCAAATCTACGTTTGTAGGAAAAGGGGGTTTGTTTGCGTATTTAAAAACAGCAAGTTTAAAAGACGCTTTAAAACTTGCCGAAAAAGATGAATATGCAAAATTAATTGTAGAAGCCATGGCGTACCAAGTTGCAAAGGAAATAGGTGGGATGGCAGCAATCTTAGGTGGAGATCTTGATGCCATTATATTAACTGGTGGCATGGCTCACAGTGATTATTTTGTTCAATTGATCAAAAGAAGAATCGATAAGTTAGGTGTAGTAATGGTTTATCCTGGAGCTTATGAAATGGAAGGGCTCGCTTTAGGAGCTTTGAGAGCTCTCAATCAATTAGAAAAAACAAAGGTATGGGAGGCTGAAAATATCTCATGA
- a CDS encoding bifunctional enoyl-CoA hydratase/phosphate acetyltransferase — MKIESIKQIIELVKNEHRSKTIAVAAAEDEVVLKAVQKAKEIDLCNFILFGDKLKIQQISEEIGLDTTNIEIRDASTPLEAAKGAIQAVANGEADLPMKGKLNTSEILSEYLKDEYGLKTGKTMNLVCIFEIPRYHKLLIISDAGMVIAPTLEQKVDIINNAVSVAHKLGIETPKVAVVGALEKVNPKMPVTVEAAILTQMYRRGQVKGCIVDGPFAMDNAISKEAAIHKGIKSDVAGDADILIMPDIEAGNILYKTLVYFADAKLASSIVGGKKPVVLTSRADSDESKLNAIAFSILMS, encoded by the coding sequence ATGAAAATTGAGAGTATAAAACAAATTATCGAATTAGTAAAAAATGAGCACAGATCAAAAACGATTGCAGTGGCAGCTGCGGAAGACGAGGTTGTTTTGAAAGCTGTTCAAAAAGCTAAAGAAATCGATTTATGTAACTTTATATTGTTTGGTGATAAATTAAAAATCCAACAAATCTCAGAAGAAATTGGACTTGACACTACTAACATAGAAATCAGAGATGCTTCTACACCTCTTGAAGCGGCGAAAGGTGCCATACAAGCTGTTGCCAATGGAGAAGCAGATCTACCTATGAAAGGAAAATTGAACACTTCAGAAATATTATCCGAATATTTAAAGGATGAATATGGGTTAAAAACCGGAAAAACGATGAATTTAGTTTGCATCTTTGAAATACCCAGATACCATAAATTGTTGATAATCTCTGATGCTGGTATGGTGATAGCTCCAACTCTCGAGCAAAAAGTTGATATTATAAACAACGCTGTTTCAGTAGCCCATAAGTTAGGTATAGAAACACCAAAAGTTGCCGTTGTAGGGGCATTAGAAAAGGTTAATCCGAAAATGCCTGTAACAGTTGAGGCAGCAATATTAACTCAAATGTACAGAAGAGGTCAGGTAAAAGGGTGCATTGTAGATGGACCTTTCGCTATGGACAATGCTATATCTAAAGAAGCAGCTATACACAAAGGAATAAAAAGCGATGTCGCTGGAGACGCGGATATATTAATCATGCCCGATATAGAAGCAGGAAATATATTATATAAAACCTTGGTATATTTCGCAGATGCAAAGCTAGCAAGTTCAATTGTAGGTGGCAAAAAGCCAGTGGTTTTAACATCTAGAGCCGATAGTGACGAATCCAAACTAAACGCTATAGCTTTTTCAATCTTGATGTCATAA
- the buk gene encoding butyrate kinase: MFKILVINPGSTSTKIAVYEDENQRLKKIIDHDVNELKKFKTVADQYEFRKNMILQFLKEEGINLYSFSAIIGRGGLLRPIPSGTYEINDQMLEELKNAKYGEHESNLGALIASELAEHIGVKAYIADPVVVDEMEDLARVSGYPLFQRKSIFHALNQKAVARSLSEKLGRNYYDLNLIIVHMGGGISIGAHKKGRVVDVNNALDGDGPFTPERSGTLPLVGFIELCYSGKYSEKEIRKLIKGNGGLIAYLGTNDVREVVKRIKSGDKNAELVYFGLIHQIVKWIGKMSAVLNFDVNAIALTGGMAYENEFLVPQIKEKVSFIAPVYVFPGGDEEKALALGALRILKKEESAKTY, encoded by the coding sequence ATGTTTAAAATTCTCGTTATTAATCCAGGCTCCACATCTACCAAAATAGCTGTTTATGAAGATGAAAATCAAAGACTAAAAAAAATCATAGATCACGATGTGAATGAATTAAAAAAATTCAAGACCGTTGCCGATCAATACGAATTTAGGAAGAATATGATTTTACAGTTTTTGAAAGAAGAAGGAATAAACTTATACAGTTTTTCAGCCATCATTGGACGTGGAGGCCTATTAAGGCCTATACCAAGTGGGACTTATGAAATAAACGATCAGATGCTCGAAGAATTGAAAAACGCTAAATATGGAGAACATGAATCGAATTTAGGGGCTCTAATAGCAAGCGAATTAGCAGAACATATTGGTGTAAAAGCTTACATAGCTGATCCTGTTGTGGTAGATGAGATGGAAGATTTAGCAAGGGTTTCAGGCTATCCTCTTTTTCAAAGAAAATCTATTTTTCATGCTCTAAATCAAAAAGCGGTGGCAAGATCTCTCAGTGAAAAATTGGGTAGAAATTATTACGATTTAAATCTTATTATTGTTCATATGGGCGGGGGTATATCCATAGGAGCTCACAAAAAAGGCAGGGTAGTCGATGTTAACAACGCCCTTGATGGAGACGGGCCTTTTACTCCAGAAAGATCAGGGACCTTACCTCTTGTTGGATTTATAGAACTTTGCTATTCAGGGAAGTATTCCGAAAAAGAAATAAGAAAGCTCATAAAAGGTAATGGGGGGTTAATTGCTTATTTAGGTACCAATGATGTGAGAGAGGTAGTAAAAAGAATAAAAAGTGGAGATAAAAATGCTGAATTAGTATATTTTGGATTGATACATCAAATAGTTAAATGGATAGGGAAAATGTCTGCGGTATTGAATTTTGATGTAAACGCCATAGCTTTAACCGGAGGAATGGCATATGAAAATGAATTTCTTGTTCCTCAAATAAAAGAGAAAGTAAGTTTTATCGCTCCCGTTTATGTGTTTCCTGGAGGAGACGAAGAAAAAGCTTTAGCCCTTGGGGCACTTAGAATTTTAAAAAAAGAAGAATCAGCAAAAACGTACTAA
- a CDS encoding cobalamin biosynthesis protein CobQ, with protein MLKNLLKDYQVHIFIGMFGSGKTEVSMNIASELKKEHKNVAIADLDIISPYFRVRDKIKELNQKDIKVITPPAKYMHADIPIVPGEIGGYITNKDYKTVIDVGGNEDGVKVLGSLKNYIDGSKCALYLVINTRRPFMRTKEYIIKNLQSLESSSRLKINYLVVNSNVQNETTKEIIEEGENIIEEVSQITNIPVAFTVVSKDLEDKINTKFEKFVIQRFFEDYGFLA; from the coding sequence ATGTTGAAAAATTTATTAAAAGATTATCAAGTTCATATTTTCATTGGAATGTTTGGTTCCGGAAAAACAGAAGTTTCTATGAACATAGCCTCAGAGTTAAAAAAAGAACACAAAAATGTTGCGATTGCGGATTTAGATATCATAAGTCCATACTTTCGGGTCCGCGATAAAATAAAAGAATTGAATCAAAAAGATATTAAAGTAATCACTCCCCCAGCTAAATACATGCATGCAGACATACCTATCGTTCCAGGTGAAATAGGAGGCTACATAACAAACAAAGATTATAAGACGGTAATTGATGTGGGAGGAAACGAAGACGGTGTAAAAGTTTTAGGATCTTTAAAAAATTATATAGATGGTTCAAAATGTGCACTTTACCTTGTAATCAATACGAGAAGGCCTTTTATGAGAACGAAGGAATATATAATAAAGAATTTACAATCTTTAGAAAGTAGTTCAAGATTAAAAATAAATTATTTGGTTGTAAATTCGAACGTTCAAAACGAAACAACTAAAGAGATCATAGAAGAAGGAGAAAACATAATAGAAGAAGTTTCCCAAATAACAAATATTCCCGTTGCATTTACAGTAGTATCAAAAGATTTAGAAGATAAGATAAATACTAAGTTCGAAAAATTTGTGATTCAAAGATTTTTTGAGGATTACGGTTTTTTGGCATAG
- a CDS encoding 4Fe-4S dicluster domain-containing protein — protein sequence MKETKFAIDIDKERCKGCGLCIEACPKDVLEFSKAYNNKGYHPSQVKNIENCIGCGFCYQMCPDVCITVKVLEKARS from the coding sequence ATGAAAGAGACAAAATTTGCAATTGATATCGATAAAGAAAGATGCAAAGGGTGTGGACTATGTATTGAAGCTTGTCCCAAAGATGTCCTTGAATTTTCTAAAGCATATAACAACAAAGGGTATCATCCGTCACAAGTAAAAAACATTGAAAATTGTATAGGATGCGGTTTTTGCTATCAAATGTGTCCTGATGTATGTATAACCGTAAAAGTATTAGAAAAGGCAAGGAGTTGA
- a CDS encoding 3-methyl-2-oxobutanoate dehydrogenase subunit VorB produces the protein MEKVEKVMVKGTEAIAEAAIRAGCRLYFGYPITPQSELTEYMARRLPEVNGTFLQAESEVAVANMIYGAACTGKRVMTSTSSPGYSLMQEGVSYIAGAELPCVFVNVVRGGPGLGDIQPAQSDYFQATKGGGHGDYKLIVYGPESLQEAVELTVRAFDVADKYRIPVLLLTDGLLGQMMEPVSFPNFKNLNTLPDHSDWALTGTNMQREPHRVTSFDLDPVKLEKMNIQRHEKYKTIVKEEKLFEEYKLNDAEVVLVAYGTMGRIVKSVADSAREKGVKAGVFRPISLWPFPYEELSKYTEQAKFFFTVEMSSGQMVEDVRLAVNGRKPVEFYGRMGGVVPAPGEVLAKLMEII, from the coding sequence ATGGAAAAAGTCGAAAAAGTTATGGTTAAAGGTACTGAAGCAATTGCCGAAGCTGCAATAAGAGCAGGATGTAGATTATATTTTGGTTACCCTATCACGCCTCAAAGCGAATTAACAGAATACATGGCAAGAAGATTACCAGAGGTAAATGGGACTTTTTTACAAGCTGAAAGCGAAGTTGCTGTTGCAAATATGATATATGGAGCCGCTTGCACTGGAAAAAGGGTTATGACCTCTACTTCTTCCCCTGGATACTCTTTGATGCAAGAAGGAGTTTCTTACATAGCGGGGGCTGAGCTGCCATGCGTTTTTGTTAATGTTGTAAGAGGAGGACCTGGCTTAGGAGATATTCAACCAGCGCAATCGGACTATTTTCAAGCCACAAAAGGTGGTGGACACGGCGATTATAAGTTGATCGTATATGGTCCCGAATCCTTACAAGAAGCTGTGGAATTAACAGTTCGTGCTTTCGATGTTGCCGATAAGTACAGAATTCCCGTGTTACTGTTGACAGACGGATTACTCGGTCAAATGATGGAACCAGTTTCATTTCCCAACTTTAAGAATTTAAACACTCTCCCCGATCATTCAGATTGGGCATTGACTGGAACCAATATGCAGCGAGAACCTCACAGGGTTACATCCTTTGATTTGGACCCTGTAAAATTGGAAAAAATGAATATTCAAAGACATGAAAAATACAAAACAATAGTAAAAGAAGAAAAATTATTTGAAGAATACAAATTAAACGATGCTGAAGTTGTGCTTGTGGCATATGGAACGATGGGAAGAATAGTAAAATCAGTTGCGGATAGTGCCAGAGAGAAAGGGGTAAAAGCAGGAGTATTTCGTCCAATAAGTTTATGGCCTTTCCCATATGAAGAGTTATCAAAGTACACCGAACAAGCTAAATTTTTCTTCACGGTAGAAATGAGCTCCGGCCAGATGGTGGAAGATGTGAGACTGGCAGTCAACGGAAGAAAGCCAGTAGAATTTTATGGAAGAATGGGTGGCGTTGTTCCTGCCCCAGGAGAAGTACTTGCAAAATTAATGGAAATAATTTAA